A region of the Bacillus sp. NP247 genome:
ATCAAATTATTCCGAAGCAATATTTAAAGAGAATTGAAAGGACGGGATTTGGAAAATATTTATTTGATGAGTGGCGATATGATAATGATCGTCATGAAAGTCCTAATTTTCCGCTTAATGCACCAGAAAGAAAAGGTGCGAGTATATTAATTACCGGAGATAATTTTGGGTGTGGTTCTTCAAGAGAACATGCTCCTTGGGCGCTTGCTGACTATGGTTTCCGCGTCATTATCGCTGGTGGATTTGCAGATATTTTTTATATGAATTGTATGAAAAATGGTATGTTACCGATTGTAATGGATAAAGAGATGCGTGAACAACTTGCCAAAACGTATGCGAGAGGTCAAATAGAAGTTGATTTAGAGAATGAAGTAATTACAACGAATACGCACAGGTTCCATTTTACAATCGAGAAAATGTGGAAAGAGAAATTATTAAATGGTTTAGATGAAATTAGTGTTACGATGCAATACGAACGAGAAATTGGAAAGTATGAAAGAGAGATAGCCTTATATTAAGAAAAAACGGAATATTAAAAATATATTTACATTCAGAATTAACTGTTATATACTATGTAAAAAATCAGAGGAGAAAGGGAGTAAGTATTATGAATACAGTACAATTTATTAAAATGCTTACACAACTACATCATCATACATGAAACCCTTGAACCTAACGTGAAAACGTGTAGGTACAAGGGTTATTCCCGTTGTACCTACACTCTACTAAAGAGCCTTGTAGGTATTTTTCTACAAGGCTCTTTTTATTTTTGATTTAGGTGAATGGAATAAGCATACATTAGAGAGGGAAAGGTGTGTGAAATGAGATGACAAAGTGGAAGCGTGCAAATCCGAATGGAACGAGGGATTACTTATTCGAAGAATGTACGTTAATTGAAGAAGTGGAACAAAAATTAAGACGGACCTTTTTAGAGAGAGGTTATGAAGAAATAAGGACACCTACAATTGAATTTTACGATGTTTTTGCATTTCAAAATAGGCCGATAGATGAAGAAAAGATGTATAAATTTTTTGATGAAAAAGGGCGGATTATCGTTTTACGCCCAGATATGACAATTCCTTTAGCAAGAGTAATTGGAACGCAGAGATGGGATACTCCTCTTAAGGTTACATATAGTGGAAATGTATTTCGGGCGAATGAGTCTCTTTCTGGAAAATATAATGAAATGGTACAAAGTGGTATTGAAATTATCGGGATTGATAATGTAAGAGCGGAAATTGAGTGTGTCATAAGCGTAATTCAAGCACTTCAAAAATTGAAGGTACAATCTTTTACAATTGAGATTGGGCAAGTGCAATTATATAAATGTATTGTAAAAAAACTTTCCATTCGTGATGAAGAAGAGAGGTTACTTAGAACATATATTGAGAGTAAAAATTATGCCGGTCTCTCAAATTTTATCGAAGAAAAAAAATTAAATCGGTGTGATGAAACAGTAAGGTTACTTGAGAAACTACCAAGGTTATTCGGGAGTTTAGATGTTATTGAGGAAGCAGAAAAACTCGCCTCAAGTAATGAAATGAAAATGGCCATTGCAAGAGTGAAAGAAATATATGAAACAATTGAACAGTTAGGATATGGCTCTTACATATCAATTGATTTAGGTATGGTTCAACATTTGGATTATTATACGGGTGTTATTTTCAAAGGGTATATATATGAAATTGGAGAAGAGATTGTTAGTGGCGGAAGATATGATGAGTTAACTGGAAATTTTGGAGAGATGATGCCAGCTGTTGGGCTCGCGGTGCAAGTAAATCAAATAGTTAAGGCACTTCAAGAGCAGCAAGAACCATATAAACGAAAGAGGATAGATATCATGATTCATTATGAGTTAAATAGATTAGCAGAAGGAGAAAGGTTACGAAATTTACTTCAAAAGGACGGGAAGAATGCCCAGTTATCTTTATTCTCTAATTTAAATGATACTTTTCAATTTGCAAATAAGAATAAAATAATGACAGTCGTTGAGGCGAAGAGTGAGTCACTAGTGGAATATGTATGGAGAGAGAAATGGATTATCCAGAAAGAAGGGGAGGCTTCATGCGTAACATTCAAATTGCGTTAACGAAAGGAAGATTAGAAAAGCATGTTATTCCACTGTTTGAAAAAATTGGAATTGATTGTTCAGAGCTCAAAGATAAAGGAAGAAAACTTGTGTTTAAAAGTAACAACACAAACATTTCATTTATTTTAGTGAAGGCGGTAGACGTTGCTACTTATGTAGAACATGGCGTAGCTGATATTGGAGTCGTTGGAAAAGATATATTAATGGAATTTGAGAAAGATATATATGAGATGTTGGATTTAGGAGTAGGCGTGTGTAAATTTTGTGTCGCTTCTATTCCTACGTATAATCCGAAGAGTTATCGGAAAAAACGAATTGCTACGAAATATCCGCATATTACTTCTACATATTTTCATGATAAAGGGGAGGATGTAGAAATTATTAAAATAGAAGGATCTGTAGAGATTGCTCCACTTCTAGGTTTGGCAGATGCAATTGTCGATATTGTTGAAACAGGAAAAACATTACAAGAAAACGGGTTAATTGTATTTGAGGAAATGTGCTCTATATCAGCTCGAATGATTGTGAATAAGGCTGCATTGAAAACTAAAAAAGACGAAATATTCGGTATTATAAATATGATGGAACAAGAAATTTTGTCAGGGAAATAGGGGGACTTTAAATGGAGATAGTTTTTGAAGATTTCCAAGAGGCTTTATCGAAAATAAAATTGCTACGAGAAAGCGCTAATATAATAGAAGAAACTGTTCAAAGAAGTGTAAGCAAAATTGTTCAAAACGTAAGGGAGAGTAAAGATGAAGCTGTATCGTTCTATACAAAAAAGTTTGATGGTGTAGAGATAAAAAAATTTCGTGTAAGTGCAGAAGAAATAAAACAAGCAAGTAGCTTTGTAGAACAAGCTTTTTTAGAAGCGTTAGAAGAGGCAAAGAAAAACATTGTCTCGTATCACGAAAAGCAAAAAAGACAATCTATGTTTGATTGCGTGAGTGAAGGGGTAATTAGAGGACAGCTCATTCGGCCGTTAGAAAATGTAGGTGTATATGTGCCAGGCGGTACTGCTTCGTATCCTTCATCAGTACTAATGAATGTATTGCCAGCAAAACTCGCAGGAGTGAAAAAAATTGTAATGGTAACACCGCCGAGGCAAGGAGGAATTGATCCGCATATTTTAGCTGCTGCAAGTCTTGCAGGTGTAGATGAAATTTATATGGCCGGTGGTGCTCAAGCAATTGCTGCTCTAGCATATGGAACGGAATCGATTCCTAAAGTAGATAAAATAGTGGGACCTGGAAATTTGTATGTTGCTCTAGCGAAGCGAGAAGTATATGGGATAGTAAATATCGATATGATTGCTGGACCATCAGAAATTGTAGTTATCGCAGATGAAACAGGAAATGCCGAATATATTGCTGCGGATTTATTATCACAAGCAGAGCATGACGTGAGAGCGACTGCTATTTGTATTACAACGAATGTACAGCTTGCTAAAGAAGTAGAAAGAGAAATAGAA
Encoded here:
- the leuD gene encoding 3-isopropylmalate dehydratase small subunit — protein: MEPFRIHKGTAVVLMNDNIDTDQIIPKQYLKRIERTGFGKYLFDEWRYDNDRHESPNFPLNAPERKGASILITGDNFGCGSSREHAPWALADYGFRVIIAGGFADIFYMNCMKNGMLPIVMDKEMREQLAKTYARGQIEVDLENEVITTNTHRFHFTIEKMWKEKLLNGLDEISVTMQYEREIGKYEREIALY
- a CDS encoding ATP phosphoribosyltransferase regulatory subunit; translated protein: MTKWKRANPNGTRDYLFEECTLIEEVEQKLRRTFLERGYEEIRTPTIEFYDVFAFQNRPIDEEKMYKFFDEKGRIIVLRPDMTIPLARVIGTQRWDTPLKVTYSGNVFRANESLSGKYNEMVQSGIEIIGIDNVRAEIECVISVIQALQKLKVQSFTIEIGQVQLYKCIVKKLSIRDEEERLLRTYIESKNYAGLSNFIEEKKLNRCDETVRLLEKLPRLFGSLDVIEEAEKLASSNEMKMAIARVKEIYETIEQLGYGSYISIDLGMVQHLDYYTGVIFKGYIYEIGEEIVSGGRYDELTGNFGEMMPAVGLAVQVNQIVKALQEQQEPYKRKRIDIMIHYELNRLAEGERLRNLLQKDGKNAQLSLFSNLNDTFQFANKNKIMTVVEAKSESLVEYVWREKWIIQKEGEASCVTFKLR
- the hisG gene encoding ATP phosphoribosyltransferase, with product MRNIQIALTKGRLEKHVIPLFEKIGIDCSELKDKGRKLVFKSNNTNISFILVKAVDVATYVEHGVADIGVVGKDILMEFEKDIYEMLDLGVGVCKFCVASIPTYNPKSYRKKRIATKYPHITSTYFHDKGEDVEIIKIEGSVEIAPLLGLADAIVDIVETGKTLQENGLIVFEEMCSISARMIVNKAALKTKKDEIFGIINMMEQEILSGK
- the hisD gene encoding histidinol dehydrogenase — translated: MEIVFEDFQEALSKIKLLRESANIIEETVQRSVSKIVQNVRESKDEAVSFYTKKFDGVEIKKFRVSAEEIKQASSFVEQAFLEALEEAKKNIVSYHEKQKRQSMFDCVSEGVIRGQLIRPLENVGVYVPGGTASYPSSVLMNVLPAKLAGVKKIVMVTPPRQGGIDPHILAAASLAGVDEIYMAGGAQAIAALAYGTESIPKVDKIVGPGNLYVALAKREVYGIVNIDMIAGPSEIVVIADETGNAEYIAADLLSQAEHDVRATAICITTNVQLAKEVEREIERQLETLPRSEIARESIKRNGAIFIVPSLEEAFHLSNEIAPEHLELHIKEPMNALAYVKHAGSIFLGPYAPEPLGDYLAGPNHVLPTSGTARFFSPLSVDDFVKKSSFVSYTEEALRSVQHHIVELANKEGLHAHARAIQIRFKEEE